GGGCGATCGCGCCGTCGCGGCCCACCGTGATCGGCGGCAGGGTCTCGGCCGCCCCGGTCGGCGGCGCGAGGGCGCCCGTACCGCTCACGGACGTCGAGCGCGCTCCGAACAGGCCCACTCCGACCTCGTAGATCGAGATGTCCAGCACGTCGCCGGGACCCAGCAAGTCGGCGGAACCGTCGGCGCCCCGCCCGACCAGGCTGGCCGGGCCGGCGGCCGCCGACGACAGGCTCGCCACGGCGGCGGCGTCGATGTCGACGATGCTGAAGTCGCCGGACTGGCGCTGGGCGGCGCCGATCGCGTCGGCCGTCGGCCCGCTGGACGGCAGGCTGGCGCAGGCGCCGAGCACGGCGAGCATGGGCGCCAGGCTCAGGAAGCCGGCGATGCGGGTCCAGGACCGCGAGGATGAGATCACGGGACGTCTCCGGAAAGGGGCGCGCCGCGCAGGCGGGACGCGGCGGGATCGAGCAGTCGAGCGTGCAGGGCGGCCAGGCGGTCCTGGTAGGCGTCCAGCGAGAACAGGGCCGCGCGCTCGCGGCCGGCCGCGCCCAGTCGGGCGCGCAGGGCGTCGTCGCCGTCCAGTTCGCGCAGGGCGCCGGCCATGGCGGCGACGTCGTAGGGATCGACCAGACGTCCGGCCGCGCCGACCACCTCCGGCAGGGCGGCGGTGTCGCCCGCCATCACCGGCGCGCCCAGCGTCATGGCCTCCAGCGCCGGCAGGCCGAAGCCTTCGTAGAGCGAGGGGAACAACACCGCCCGCGCGCCCTGGACCAGGGTCCGCAGATGATCGGCCGGCAGGTAGTCGATCCGCCGGATCCGCTCCGCGCCGGGCAGGCGCGCGCCGTACGCGCCGTCCAGCAGCCGCAGCTCCTCGTCGGCCAGCCAGGCCCGCGGCCCCACCAGCACCAGCGGCGTCGCGGTCTCGGCGGCCAGATAGGCCTCGATCAGCCGGCCGACGTTCTTCTTGGGCTCGATGGCGCCGAAGAACAGGAAATAGCCCTGGGGCTGGAGGTCGAACAGCGTGCGCAGCCGCGCGGTCAGCGCCGTCGCGTCCAGCGGAGCCGGCGCCAGGCTGGACTGGTAGGTGTTGGTCACCCGGCCGGGATCGACGGAAAACAGGTCGAGAATGTCGCGCCGCGAGGCCTCGGACACCGTGACCACATGGTCGGCCGTGGCCAGGCACCGGCGGATCAGCCGCTCGTGATAGGCCTTGTCGTCCAGCGTCGTGAACGGCAGGCGCAGCGGCACCAGGTCGTGCACGGTGTAGACGTTCAGCGCCCCTTCCAGCCGCAGAGGCAGCGGGTAGGTCCAGTGCATGATCGCCGGCGGATCGGGCAGGCGGACGGTCATGAAGCGGCCGTAGCGGCGGAAATGGCGCGCGCCGAGATGGAAGAGACCGCCCAGGGTGAACAGGCGATCGAACGCCGGCAACCGCTGGGCCAGGCCCTCGCGCACCACCCTGCCCGCGACCGGGATCTCCAGCGGCTCGCGCGCGCCGGGCGACAGGAAGACGCGCCGCGCGGCCTGGCGCAGGGTGACCTTTCCGCCCGCCTCCCGCCCCGCGCCTTCGGCCAGGCGGGCGAAGAACAGGGTCTCGCGCAGGGGCTCGGGCGTGCGCTTGGGCACGTCCAGGCCGTAGATCACGTCGATCGAGCGGCCCAGCCCGCGCAGGGCGTGACTCAGAACCCGGCCGTACGTCGCCACCCCCGTGCCGCGCGGCAGAGCCAGGTTGAACCCATCCAGGCCGACCCGCACGTCAGGCCCAGCTTCTACGACCAAGACCATAGACCTTCATGTTCTGGAATATATTTCCAATAATTAAGTCTATGATCGATACCGCCTCTCGTATTGAAGTAATTATTCGTGAATTTCTGCAAATTTTAGCTAAATTATATTGACATGATTGAAGTGAAAATTCGATATTCGCCGTGAAATCACGGACAAGATCGACATGATCTCCCTCATCGACATCAACAAGATCTATCATGGGCGGAACCTGACCAAGCAGGTGCTGCACGACGTCAGCTTCACCGTGCGCCCCGGCGACGCCCTGGGCGTGTGCGGCGCCAACGGCGCGGGCAAGTCGACCCTGCTGCGGCTGATCGCCGGCGTCGAACACCCCTCGTCCGGCCGGGTGCGACGCGAGATGTCGGTGTCCTGGCCGCTGGGCTATTCCAGCTGCTTCCAGAGCAGCCTGACCGGCGCGGACAACGCCCGCTTCATCGCGCGCATCTACCGCCGGCCGATCGACGATCTGCTGGCCTTTGTCGACGATTTCGCCCAGCTGGGACGCTACTTCCACCAGCCGGTGAAGACCTATTCCGCCGGCATGGCCGCGCGCCTGGCCTTCGCCGTGTCGCTGGCCATCGACTTCGACTGCTACCTGGTGGACGAGATCACCGGCGTCGGCGACGAGCGGTTTCGCGACCGCTGTCAGCAGGCCCTGACGAGCCGCCGCGCGGCCGGCACCCTGGTGATGGTCTCGCACAACGCCGACACCCTGCGCAGCCACTGCAGCCGCGGCGCGGTGATCCAGGACGGCCAGGTTCGACTCTACGACTCGATCGACGAGGCGATCGAGGTTCATCGCCATGCCCAGCGGACGGCGGCCTGAGCGCGCCGCGCGGCGACGCATCCAGCGGCCCACGCGCGCGAATATCTTGTCGACCGCCCAAGCCACGCCAGACCAACCACCACCCCAGGGCGCGCCGAACAGGCCGCCGCCAAGCCTGGACATGGCCTCGAACGCGCCCTCCGCGCACCTGTGGGTTTCCACAGGCTCCGCGCGATCGCCGCGCGCGGAATGGCGGCCGCGGGATTGATCCGACCGACAAAAACCAGCCCGACAATTGCAGGTTGCACGGCGTCAGTCCCGAAAGAGCACACGCCATGCCGCCCAGCCGTCGCCGCCCGTTCCGCGCCTTCGCCAAGACCGAGACCGGCGGGGCGGCCGTGGAGAACGCGTTGATCTTGAGCCTGACGGCGGTGATGCTCTATTCGCTGAAGACCACCACCGGCGTCGCGGCGCTGATCAAGCCGCTGCAGCAGGCCGTGGCCACGCTGGTGCGGGCCCTGGGCTAGGCGCGAACGCGCTAAGCGGTCGGCCGCCAGCCCTGGGCGATGAACAGGATCTGCTTGTCCATCAGCGCCGACAGCTCGGCCGCGTTCGCCTGGCGGCAGGCGGCCAGGCGGTAGTTCCAGGCATAGGCGGCCTTGAGCACCTCGATGGCCAGCTCGGGGTCGAGGTCGGCGCGGACGTCGCCGCGCTCCACGCCGCTGGCCAGCACCTCGCGCAGCATCTGGGTCAGCGGCTCGTTGCGACCGAACGGCGTGATGCCGGGGTCTTGGCTCGAGCTGTACGAGGCCGCGATGTGGGCCAGGAACAGCTTCACCCGCCGGGTTTCATATTCGTAGTGGATGGCGAAGATCGAGCACAGCCGGTCGGCGGTCGAGCCGCGCAGGAACGGCACGACGCGGTCGAACTCGGCATAGAGTTCGCCCAGACGCTTATCCATGACATGGCTCAGCACCTCGGCCTTGGAGGCGAAGGTGGTGAAGACGCTGCCGACCGAGACCCCCGCCCGTTCGGCGATCGCCCGAATGGTGGTCTCTTCGTAGCCCGTCTCGTTGAACAGATCGCGCGCGGCCTCGAGGACCTTCTCGCGCGTCGCCTGCTTCTGATCGTCTCTTACGCCCACGCACTGTCCCCCCGGATCTTGCGTCGCTTATTTGAAATCCGCCGACGGACGCCCTGAGAAGGAGCGTCCGCCCTCGACCCTGACCTTACGCGCGAGCGCCGGCCAGGATGACCTTCAGTTGATCCGAAAGCCGCGACAGCAGCGCCTCAACCGACCAGGCGTCGAAAATGGCCCGGCGGTAGTTGGCCACATACACGTCCCAGATGATCTCGGCGAGCAGCTTAACGTCCGCGTCCTTTTTCAGTTCACCGCGTTCTGTCCCGCGGGTCAGCACGCCGTTCAGCAGGGCGAAGATGTGCTTGAGGTGGCCGCGGTTGCGGCGCTCGGCGGTTTCCGACCGGGTCCAGGAGACGGCGATGCTGGCTTGCAGCAGCGGCAGTTGCTCGACGTGGAAGCCGTAGGCGACGGCGAACATGCCGATGACGCCTTCTTCGACGCTCGTGGCGTTCACGCCGGCCTGCTTCATCTGGGCGTAGATGACTTCGTAGTCGGCGGTCAGGATCTCGTCGAACAGCTCGCTCTTGTCCGAGAAGCTGGCGAACACCGCGCCCGTCGACATGCCGGCGGCCTGGGCGATGTCGCGGATGGTTGCGCCTTCATAGCCCCGCTCGGTGAACAGGCGGCGGGCGGCCGACAGGACGCGTTCGCGCGTGCGCTGCTTGGCCAGGGCCCGGCGGGTCAGCTTGACCGGGGTTTCGGTCGGGGACTCGATGTTCAGGGATACAAAGCTCATTCCACAGTCTCCAGGCGAGCAAGCGCGGCTTCGGCGCGCTTCTCGAATTCATTGCAGTATTCATCGACGACGTTGGTGAGAACGTCGGCGTAACGGCGCGCCAGGGCGCGTCCGTCCTGCGCGGCGTCGCGCAGGTCAGCGATCAGTTGGCGGACTTCCGCCATGGCGTCTTCGCGCTCGGACGCGGAGAAGTCGGCGACGGTGGCGCAAGCGCTCTGTGCCATTCAGGTTTCTCCTGCCTCCCCGCTGGGAAAGGGCGCTGACATGACCTGCGGTGAGGAGTTGATCATGTTCAACGAACGCGTACTAGAATTTGAAGGTGGCGCGTTTATCCCCTGCCGCAAGGGCACGCAACCTAAAAACTGAACCAAAATCGCCGAACGGCAGCGTTTCCGTCATGTATGGTACCGCTAGCGCGCGGTCACTGCGACAAATGCACTCAACGAACAGAGTCGGCGAATCTCGATATGGAACGCGAAACGTCGCCGTCGGAAGGCGTGGCGCGCGCGATTCCACGGTCGGTCTGGTCAAGCCTGGACCGAGGGCCTACCTTTTGCCCTCATGACTCACCTGTTCGACTTCCTGATCCCGATCGTGCTGGGCGCGGTCCTGATCACCCTCTGCATCGGCATCTTCGCCCTGTTCAAGGGCGGCGATTTCGGACGCTCCTATTCCAACAAGCTGATGCGCCTGCGCGTGGCGCTGCAGTTCCTCGCCGTTCTGGTGCTGGTCGCCGCCTTCTGGTGGAAAAGTCACTGATCGACGAACGGCGCTCTCTCAATGAGCGAGTGAAACAGAAGGTTGCGCCACTGGCGCTAGGACAACTTGCCCTAGGACATTTTGGCCCAACGCGCCCAGGTAGAGGAGCCGAGCGATGGTCACGCTGAACCGCATCTACACCCGCACCGGCGACAAGGGCCTGACGCGGCTGTCCACCGGCCAGCCGGTCAGCAAGGCCAGCTTGCGCGTCGAGGCCTATGGCGGGGTCGACGAGACCAACGCCTTCATCGGCGTCGCGCGCCAGCACACCAAGGCCGACGTCGAACTCGACGCCTTGCTGGAGCGGATCCAGAACGACCTGTTCGACCTGGGCGCGGATCTGGCCACCCCCGAGCAGAACGAAAAGCCCGCATGGGAGCCGCTGCGGATCGTCGACAGCCAGGTCGAGCGGCTAGAGCGCGAGATCGACGCGATGAACGCGCGGCTCTCGCCCCTGACCTCGTTCGTCCTGCCCGCCGGCAGCCCCGCCTCGGCCGCCCTGCACGTGGCCCGCACCGTCTGCCGCCGCGCCGAGCGCAAGGTGGTGGAGCTGATGGGCGTGGAAGAAGAGATCGTGTCGGACGCGGCGCTGAAGTACCTCAACCGCCTGTCGGACCTGCTGTTCGTCGCCTCGCGCCGCGCCAACGACGACGGGGCGGCGGATGTGCTGTGGAAGCCGGGGGCGACGCGGTAGACGATAAGCCGAACCTCTCCTGCCCCCTCACGCTTCACGTCGTCTTTTCGCCATCGACCCGACGCGAAGCGCTGACACGGGTCGGATGCACCGACACGTTGGCGGTCAGCATGGGGAGCTCAGCCGGGGTCCGATAGAGCAGCCCGAAAAGCGTGCCCTTGACGGCGATTCAACCTAAAGAAAACCCATAACGACGTCGCGCCCGCCCCGGAGACCCGATCTTGGCCGACTACCAGCCGCGCGACCTGAACGCCCTGGAGAAGGCGGTCAACGACGCCGCCGGCAAGGTATCGGTGCTCTGGACCAGCTTCACCGTGTTGGGCCTGTATGTGGTGATCACCACGGCGTCGGTGACGCATCGCGACCTATTGCTGAACACGCCGATCCGGATGCCGGTCCTGGCCGTGGACCTGCCCGTGAACGGCTATTTCGTGGTCGCGCCCCTGATCTATTTCGTCTTCCACCTGTACCTGTCACTGCAGTTGCTGCTGCTGACCCGCAAGGTCGACACCTTCCAGATGGTGCTGAGGCGCACGGCGCAGTTGGAGGCTGATCGCGTCATCGCCCGCCAGCGGCTGGACGCCTTTCCGTTCGTCCAACTGATGGCTCGAGAGGATCGAACCGATCGCAGCCCATTGCGGATGCTGCTGGTCCTGATCTGCGCCATCACCGGAACCCTGGCCCCGCTGCTGGTCCTGATCCAGCTGCAGCTGGCCTACCTGCCCGCTCATCAGGCCTGGATTACCTGGCTGCAGCGCGGCTGCATCGCCATCGACCTGCTGCTGGTCTGGGCGGTGTGGATCAACATCGGGCCGGACACCGCCCCCACGCGTCGACGGATCCTGCGCGCGGTCGCCGCCCTGCCCACCTTGGCCGTCCTGATCTTCAGCGTGGGCCTGGCGACGTTTCCCGGCGAGATCGTCTACGACAACGTCGTGGCCCGTGCGCTCGACGCCGGCATGGCGGCGATGACGGCCGACAAGGTGAAGCTGTCGCGGCTTCTGTTCGAGGGGGATTTCGACGCCGCCAGCGCGCGGTCCACGAGCCTGTTCGCCAACCGCCTGATGCTGGCCGAAGCCCGCCTTTCGGACCCCGCCAAGCCCCTGTCCCTACGCGGCCGCGACCTGAGCAACGCGATCTTCCGTCGCGCCGACCTGCGCGGCGCCGACTTCAGCGGCGCAAACCTGACCGGAGCTTCCTTCATCGAGGCCAAACTGCAGAGCGCCTGGTTCGGCTGCATCTGGATGGAGCATCTCAACGACGACGAGCCGCCGCCCCACGACGCCGTCTGCGCCCGCCTGCCGTCGGCCAACTTCCAGAACGCGTCCCTTCAGGGCGCCGCATTCCAGCATACCCTAATGCAAGGCGCGCGCTTCCAGGCGGCGGACCTGCGCGGCGTCACTTTCGCGAAGGCCGATCTGAGTTCGGCTGACTTCTCGCTGGCTCGGGCGATAGGAACGCAATTTAGGGCCTCCGACCTGACCGCCGCCAACTTTGGTTACGCCAAACTTTGGGGCGCCGACCTGGCGGCGACCGTCCTGCGAGGCGCTTCGTTCAGTAACGTCGAGGCGCAAGGCGCCGATTTCAGCCTGGCGACCCTGGACGGCGCGGTTTTCCAATCCGCCAGACTCAACAAGGCGACCTTGCCTGACGACAACGGCGGCGCACTCTTCGTCGACGTCGATGCGACCTCGCAGATGACGCTGTCGCCCGGAGAGACGCCGGTGACCAGCGACCTGTTTCGCGCCCTCGAACCAGCCCAGAAGAGCGACCTCGCCAAGATCAAGGCCGCGGCGATCATCGGCGTCGAAAATCCCCCGGTCGCCGCTCACATTCAGCAGCGCTTGGACGCGCTGGCGCCGAGTTTTCCGCCGCAAAAGCCGTACAGGGGCTTCATCGTCGACAGTTCACACCTGCCGACAACGCCGGCCTTCGAGCGCGCGAAGATCCTCGATCGGCAGGCCGCGATCGTCCGCGAGGTGCTTTGCTCACCACGATCCAATCGCCACGTGGTCCGAGGCCTGATCAACAACCAGATGGTGTTGCGGCTGGTGGACAAGAACGGAATTTTGAAGGGTCCGCCCCTGACGAACCGCTCTTGTCCGGGCCTCGAGGGCTGGACCGCGCTCGATTTCAGACGCCTGTCCGGAATGCGGAGAGATCTGGCCGACCGCGCCGCGCTGGGCCTGAAGTAAGCGCCCCGCCCTACTTCGCCGGCTTGCTCGCCGACGGGCCTTCCATCTTCTTCGGATCGGTGTTGATCGGCGGCACGTTGAGCGGGCGGTGGGTCAGGGTCTCGATCGGATAGATCGTGCCGCACTTCATCCACTTGCCCGCCCAGGCGCCGCCGCGCGCGTCGCAACGCGCCTTCGGCCAGACCCAGAGGTAGTGATAGGCGAAGACGCCGACGCAGGCGGCCAGGAAGATGCCGAAGAAAGTCCACTGCAGGCGGGTGATGTTGCTCTTCATGAGCGCCTCATACTGGCCCGTCGCGAGGCTGGCCAGAGGCTAAAGCGCGCGGGGCTGCACCCGCGATATCGCCAGCTTGAGTGTGCAGCGCAGCAGACGCGCGGCGGGAACTGTCCTACGATCGTTTGACTGCCCCGGGCGATATTGCATTACGCTTACGTCAGGGGAAACTTGCAAACCTGCGTGGACGCGGTAATGCCCTCCCCGCAGGCAGGAAAAACTAGCCAGGAGGCGGCGTAGACCGATGAAGGTTCTGGTCCCGGTCAAACGGGTTATTGATTACAACGTGAAGGTCCGGGTGAAGCCCGATCAGACCGGCGTCGACCTGGCGAACGTCAAGATGTCGATGAATCCCTTCTGCGAGATCGCGGTCGAGGAAGCTGTCCGTCTGAAGGAAAAGGGCGTCGCCACCGAGGTGGTGATCGTCTCGATCGGCCCGGCCCAAGCCCAGGAAACCATCCGCACGGCGCTGGCCATGGGCGGCGACCGCGGCGTCCTGATCACCACCGACGCCGATCCCGAGCCCCTGGCCGTCGCCAAGCTGCTGGCGGCCGTGGTCGCCGAGGAAGCGCCCCAGCTGGTGCTGATGGGCAAGCAGGCCATCGACGGCGACAACAACGCCGTGGGCCAGATGCTGTCGGCCCTGCTGGGCTGGCCGCAAGCCACCTACGCCTCGGCCCTGGAAGTTTCGGGCTCGACCGCCAAGGTCACCCGCGAAGTGGACGGCGGCCTCCAGACCCTGGACGTCGACCTGCCCGCCGTGGTCACCGCCGACCTGCGCCTCAACGAGCCGCGCTACGCGTCGCTGCCCAACATCATGAAGGCCAAGAAGAAAGAGATCGCGCAGAAGACCGTCGCCGACTACGGCGTCGACGTCGCCCCGCGCCTCAAGGTCGTCAAGGTCGCCGAACCGGCCAAGCGCTCGGCCGGCGTCAAGGTTGAGACCGCCGCCGACCTCGTCTCCAAGCTCAAAACCGCGGGGGTGCTGTAATGGCCGTTCTCGTCGTCGCCGATAACGACAACGCGCACCTGCGCGATGGCACCCACAAGACCGTCACCGCCGCCCTGAAGCTGTCGGGCGACGTGGACATCCTGGTGCTGGGCAAGGGCGTCGCCGGCGTCGCCGCCGAAGCCGCCAAGATCGCCGGCGTCCGCAAGGTGCTGGTCTCCGAGAGCGACGCGCTGGGCCATGGCATCGCCGAGGCGCAAGCCGACGCGGTGCTGGCCGTGGCCGGCGCCTATGACGCCATCCTGGTTCCGGCCACCTCGGGCGGCAAGAACTTCGCCCCGCGCGTCGCCGCCAAGCTGGACGTCGCCCCGATCAGCGACATCGTCGAGGTCGTCTCGGCCGACACCTTCACGCGCCCGATCTATGCCGGCAACGCGCTGGAGACCGTCCAGACCTCGGACGCCAAGAAGGTGATCACCGTCCGTCCGACCGCCTTCCCGGCGGCGGGTGAAGGCGGCTCGGCCTCGGTGGAAACCGTCGGCGGCGCCGACGCGGCCAAGACCCGCTTCGTCAGCGAAGAGATGGTCAAGTCCGACCGTCCGGAACTGGCCGCGGCCAAGATCGTCGTCTCGGGTGGTCGCGCCATGGGCTCGGCCGAAGAGTTCCAGAAGGTGATCGAGCCCCTGGCCGACAAGCTGGGCGCCGCCGTCGGCGCCTCGCGCGCGGCGGTCGACGCGGGCTACGCCCCCAACGACTACCAGGTCGGCCAGACCGGCAAGGTCGTCGCCCCGGCGCTGTACATCGCCATCGGCATCTCGGGCGCCATCCAGCACCTGGCCGGCATGAAGGACTCCAAGATCATCGTCGCGATCAACAAGGACGCCGACGCCCCGATCTTCCAGATCGCCGACTACGGCCTGGTGGCCGACTACAAGTCCGCCGTGCCCGAACTGATGGACGCCCTGACGGCGGCCGGTAAGTAAGACTTTCGTCGCAAGGCGAAGACAGGAAAGGCCCGGGAGCGATCCCGGGCCTTTTTCTTTGGTTCCTCCCCGCTTCACGGGTGAGGAGCAGATTCCGCGCGATCGCGCCGCGCCCCAGCCTTGGCCTTGCGCCAGATTCGGCGCGCGACCCAGACGAAGCCGAGGGCCAGGGTCAGGGTTCCGAACAGGTTCACGCAAACCGCGTGGCCCATGTTCCAGCCCGTATAGTGGGTGACGACCCCGCCGATCCACCAGATCGCCCAGCACAGATAGAACGCCGGCTTCATCACGCCTCCAGGCAGCATGACGAGGAAAGCGCGGAGGCCGGCCAGGCTGTTCCATGGGTGACCGGCGCGGGCCCTCAGCGCGGGCTGTGGATCGGCACGCTGGCCGACCATACGGCGTCACCGTCCTTCAGCGGCGGGCCAACCTTGTCAGCGGTGGCGACAAGGAGCGAGACGACGGCGACGCCGGCGATCAGAAGCAGTTTCATCGAAGCACCTGTGAGCATGAGTGTCGGCCGCACCGGCCTTGCTCAGCTAATTTGGCTCGACGGGCCGCGATTTACGAACGATGGTATCTGCGCCGGCTTGTGAGCCAGACTAACGACCCCAATTGGTATCCATGCGCCTGCCGCCGTTCCTGACCCTGACCGCCCTGGAGGCCGCCGCCCGCCATCGCAGCTACAGCCGCGCGGCCCGCGAGCTGTTCGTCACCCACGGCGCGGTCAGCCAGCAGATCCGCAAGCTGGAGGACGAACTGGGGACCAAGCTGTTCGTGCGCCAGGGCAACGCCATGGTCCCCACCGCCACGGGCCAGCGCCTGGCCGACCAGGTCACGGCCGCCCTGGCCACCCTGCACGCCGGGGTCGACGACGCCCGGCTGGCGGCGCGCGGACCGCTGGTGATCAGCAGCAGCGCCGCCTTCGCCAGCCGCTGGCTGGTCACCCGCCTGGAGCGGCTGGCGCGCGAGACCGACGAGCCCGACCTGATCGTCCGCGCCGAGGACCGGGTGGCCGACCTGACCACCGACGGCGTCGACATCGCCCTGCGCTTCGGCTGCGGGGTCTGGCCCGGCGTCGAGGCCGCCACCCTGATGATCGAGCGGATCTTTCCGGTCTGCAGTCCCGACTTCCTGGTCCGCCACCCGATCCGCGAGGCCCGCGACCTGCTGGACGTTCCCCTGCTGCGCCATGTGGGCCTGCCATGGTCGATCTGGCTGACGGCCATGGGCGTGGACGAGGCCCCGCGCCAGCAGGGCCTGGGCTTCGAGGACACCGCTCTGATGCTGGACACCGCCGCCCACGGCGTGGGCGTGGCCCTGGCCCGCAGCGGCCTGGCCGAACGCGACCTGCGCGAAGGCCGCCTGGTCCGCCCCTTCGCCGGAGAAGTCAGCGTCGAGACCGGCAATCACTTCGTCTGGCGCGCCGACAGCCCCAAGCTGGCGCGGATCCTCAAACTGCGCGACTGGTTCCTGGCCGAGACGGCCGAGCTGCGGACCTAGCCGCCCACATCCTGACCTTACCTCCCGGAGATCTCATGCCCTTCGTCAGCCACCGCGGTCAGCGGATCCACTACACCGTCGAGGGTTCCGGCCCGCTGGTGGTGCTGCAGCACGGCCTGTTCATGGACGCGGCCAGTTGGAAGGCCAACGGGATCATCGACGCGCTGGCGGGTCGTCACCGGGTGGTCTGCGTCGACTCCCTGGGCCACGGGCTCAGCGACAAGCCGGCCGAGGCCCGGCTCTACGACCAGGACCAGCGGGCCGGCGACCTGGCGGCGGTGATCGACGCGCTGGGTGAGGATCGCGCGGCCGTGTTCGGCTATTCGATGGGCGCCTGGATGGCCGTGGGCCTGGCCAAGCACTATCCGCACAAGATCTCGTCGCTGATCGTCGGCGGCTGGGACCTGGTCAACGGCGTGCCCAAGACCCCCCAGGGGCCGCTGACCTTCGACCTCTTCATGGCCTTCGCCCGCGCCACCGCCCCGGCCCTGGTCGCCTGGGTGACACCGGAGATCGAACCGGCCATGCGCGCCTGTTTCGACACCCTCGCCCAACTGGACGGCGCGCCCGAGGCGGTGCTGAGCGGCGACTTCCCGGTGCTGCTGTGGG
The window above is part of the Caulobacter soli genome. Proteins encoded here:
- a CDS encoding glycosyltransferase family 4 protein, with the translated sequence MVLVVEAGPDVRVGLDGFNLALPRGTGVATYGRVLSHALRGLGRSIDVIYGLDVPKRTPEPLRETLFFARLAEGAGREAGGKVTLRQAARRVFLSPGAREPLEIPVAGRVVREGLAQRLPAFDRLFTLGGLFHLGARHFRRYGRFMTVRLPDPPAIMHWTYPLPLRLEGALNVYTVHDLVPLRLPFTTLDDKAYHERLIRRCLATADHVVTVSEASRRDILDLFSVDPGRVTNTYQSSLAPAPLDATALTARLRTLFDLQPQGYFLFFGAIEPKKNVGRLIEAYLAAETATPLVLVGPRAWLADEELRLLDGAYGARLPGAERIRRIDYLPADHLRTLVQGARAVLFPSLYEGFGLPALEAMTLGAPVMAGDTAALPEVVGAAGRLVDPYDVAAMAGALRELDGDDALRARLGAAGRERAALFSLDAYQDRLAALHARLLDPAASRLRGAPLSGDVP
- a CDS encoding ABC transporter ATP-binding protein, translated to MISLIDINKIYHGRNLTKQVLHDVSFTVRPGDALGVCGANGAGKSTLLRLIAGVEHPSSGRVRREMSVSWPLGYSSCFQSSLTGADNARFIARIYRRPIDDLLAFVDDFAQLGRYFHQPVKTYSAGMAARLAFAVSLAIDFDCYLVDEITGVGDERFRDRCQQALTSRRAAGTLVMVSHNADTLRSHCSRGAVIQDGQVRLYDSIDEAIEVHRHAQRTAA
- a CDS encoding TetR/AcrR family transcriptional regulator, whose product is MGVRDDQKQATREKVLEAARDLFNETGYEETTIRAIAERAGVSVGSVFTTFASKAEVLSHVMDKRLGELYAEFDRVVPFLRGSTADRLCSIFAIHYEYETRRVKLFLAHIAASYSSSQDPGITPFGRNEPLTQMLREVLASGVERGDVRADLDPELAIEVLKAAYAWNYRLAACRQANAAELSALMDKQILFIAQGWRPTA
- a CDS encoding TetR/AcrR family transcriptional regulator, with translation MSFVSLNIESPTETPVKLTRRALAKQRTRERVLSAARRLFTERGYEGATIRDIAQAAGMSTGAVFASFSDKSELFDEILTADYEVIYAQMKQAGVNATSVEEGVIGMFAVAYGFHVEQLPLLQASIAVSWTRSETAERRNRGHLKHIFALLNGVLTRGTERGELKKDADVKLLAEIIWDVYVANYRRAIFDAWSVEALLSRLSDQLKVILAGARA
- a CDS encoding twin transmembrane helix small protein, whose translation is MTHLFDFLIPIVLGAVLITLCIGIFALFKGGDFGRSYSNKLMRLRVALQFLAVLVLVAAFWWKSH
- a CDS encoding cob(I)yrinic acid a,c-diamide adenosyltransferase, whose translation is MVTLNRIYTRTGDKGLTRLSTGQPVSKASLRVEAYGGVDETNAFIGVARQHTKADVELDALLERIQNDLFDLGADLATPEQNEKPAWEPLRIVDSQVERLEREIDAMNARLSPLTSFVLPAGSPASAALHVARTVCRRAERKVVELMGVEEEIVSDAALKYLNRLSDLLFVASRRANDDGAADVLWKPGATR
- a CDS encoding pentapeptide repeat-containing protein, which codes for MADYQPRDLNALEKAVNDAAGKVSVLWTSFTVLGLYVVITTASVTHRDLLLNTPIRMPVLAVDLPVNGYFVVAPLIYFVFHLYLSLQLLLLTRKVDTFQMVLRRTAQLEADRVIARQRLDAFPFVQLMAREDRTDRSPLRMLLVLICAITGTLAPLLVLIQLQLAYLPAHQAWITWLQRGCIAIDLLLVWAVWINIGPDTAPTRRRILRAVAALPTLAVLIFSVGLATFPGEIVYDNVVARALDAGMAAMTADKVKLSRLLFEGDFDAASARSTSLFANRLMLAEARLSDPAKPLSLRGRDLSNAIFRRADLRGADFSGANLTGASFIEAKLQSAWFGCIWMEHLNDDEPPPHDAVCARLPSANFQNASLQGAAFQHTLMQGARFQAADLRGVTFAKADLSSADFSLARAIGTQFRASDLTAANFGYAKLWGADLAATVLRGASFSNVEAQGADFSLATLDGAVFQSARLNKATLPDDNGGALFVDVDATSQMTLSPGETPVTSDLFRALEPAQKSDLAKIKAAAIIGVENPPVAAHIQQRLDALAPSFPPQKPYRGFIVDSSHLPTTPAFERAKILDRQAAIVREVLCSPRSNRHVVRGLINNQMVLRLVDKNGILKGPPLTNRSCPGLEGWTALDFRRLSGMRRDLADRAALGLK
- a CDS encoding electron transfer flavoprotein subunit beta/FixA family protein, giving the protein MKVLVPVKRVIDYNVKVRVKPDQTGVDLANVKMSMNPFCEIAVEEAVRLKEKGVATEVVIVSIGPAQAQETIRTALAMGGDRGVLITTDADPEPLAVAKLLAAVVAEEAPQLVLMGKQAIDGDNNAVGQMLSALLGWPQATYASALEVSGSTAKVTREVDGGLQTLDVDLPAVVTADLRLNEPRYASLPNIMKAKKKEIAQKTVADYGVDVAPRLKVVKVAEPAKRSAGVKVETAADLVSKLKTAGVL
- a CDS encoding electron transfer flavoprotein subunit alpha/FixB family protein; amino-acid sequence: MAVLVVADNDNAHLRDGTHKTVTAALKLSGDVDILVLGKGVAGVAAEAAKIAGVRKVLVSESDALGHGIAEAQADAVLAVAGAYDAILVPATSGGKNFAPRVAAKLDVAPISDIVEVVSADTFTRPIYAGNALETVQTSDAKKVITVRPTAFPAAGEGGSASVETVGGADAAKTRFVSEEMVKSDRPELAAAKIVVSGGRAMGSAEEFQKVIEPLADKLGAAVGASRAAVDAGYAPNDYQVGQTGKVVAPALYIAIGISGAIQHLAGMKDSKIIVAINKDADAPIFQIADYGLVADYKSAVPELMDALTAAGK
- a CDS encoding LysR substrate-binding domain-containing protein, producing MRLPPFLTLTALEAAARHRSYSRAARELFVTHGAVSQQIRKLEDELGTKLFVRQGNAMVPTATGQRLADQVTAALATLHAGVDDARLAARGPLVISSSAAFASRWLVTRLERLARETDEPDLIVRAEDRVADLTTDGVDIALRFGCGVWPGVEAATLMIERIFPVCSPDFLVRHPIREARDLLDVPLLRHVGLPWSIWLTAMGVDEAPRQQGLGFEDTALMLDTAAHGVGVALARSGLAERDLREGRLVRPFAGEVSVETGNHFVWRADSPKLARILKLRDWFLAETAELRT